From Apium graveolens cultivar Ventura chromosome 9, ASM990537v1, whole genome shotgun sequence, the proteins below share one genomic window:
- the LOC141685612 gene encoding uncharacterized protein LOC141685612 yields MIFLRHHLDEGLKTEYLTIKDPSTLWKDLKERYDHQKMVILPKARYDWLHLRLQDYKSVSEYNSSMFKITSQLKLCGENITDKDMLEKTYSTFHANNILLQQQYRERGFTKYSELISLLLLAEQNNELLMKNHQARPTGSTPFPEVNTVTNNEYRDYKSFGRGRRHGYGRGHERARGRGFGCGRSYSNQ; encoded by the coding sequence ATGATATTTCTTCGCCATCACCTTGATGAAGGATTGAAAACTGAATATCTGACTATTAAAGATCCATCAACTCTTTGGAAGGATCTCAAAGAAAGATATGACCACCAGAAAATGGTGATACTTCCTAAAGCTCGCTATGATTGGCTACACTTGCGATTGCAAGATTATAAAAGTGTGAGCGAGTATAACTCTTCCATGTTTAAAATTACATCTCAATTGAAATTATGTGGCGAGAATATCACCGACAAAGATATGTTGGAAAAAACATATTCCACTTTCCATGCCAACAATATCCTTTTGCAGCAACAATATCGTGAACGTGGATTCACGAAATATTCTGAGCTGATTTCTCTCTTGCTTCTTGCTGAACAAAATAATGAACTTTTGATGAAAAATCATCAAGCACGTCCAACTGGCTCAACCCCATTCCCTGAAGTGAATACGGTGACTAACAATGAATATAGAGATTATAAATCATTTGGACGTGGGCGTAGGCATGGATATGGACGTGGGCATGAACGTGCCCGTGGTCGTGGTTTTGGGTGTGGTCGAAGCTATAGTAATCAATAA